A genomic window from Acidobacteriota bacterium includes:
- a CDS encoding alpha/beta hydrolase: MTAHAINTSRRKFLGASALVLSGAVPGVRAMTNATANARTSTQNPWTLVYRDAIATNEPGKVNIRPVTYKLTGLDIVGNVYTPANHDPQRTYPAVVVAHPNGGVKEQVAGLYAQRLAAEGYITITADAAYQGGSGGAPRNVDKPAYRIEDIHGMADFITRYPGADGTRLGVLGICGGGGYALAAAKTDKRFTSVATLSMFNSGRVRRNGFADSQLDTIQERLRQASEARAREMAGGPVSYAGDADMTDAQIAVLPFEMYRQGYQYYWRTHAHACSTFRYTMSSLLDLMRWDATDQIALIDQPLLMMAGSKADSLYMTEDAFHKATGTKDKELFTIDGATHIETYWVPEYVEAAMGKLTPFFARTLGR; this comes from the coding sequence ATGACCGCTCACGCCATCAACACGAGCCGACGCAAGTTCCTCGGAGCCTCCGCGCTGGTGCTCTCGGGTGCAGTACCAGGAGTTCGAGCCATGACCAACGCGACCGCCAACGCACGCACGTCGACACAGAATCCGTGGACCCTGGTGTATCGCGATGCCATCGCGACGAACGAGCCAGGCAAGGTCAACATCCGTCCCGTCACCTACAAGCTGACCGGCCTGGACATCGTCGGCAACGTCTACACCCCGGCCAACCACGACCCGCAGCGGACATATCCTGCAGTCGTCGTCGCGCATCCGAACGGCGGAGTCAAGGAACAGGTCGCGGGGCTGTATGCCCAGCGCCTCGCCGCGGAGGGCTACATCACGATCACCGCGGATGCCGCGTATCAGGGCGGCAGCGGTGGCGCGCCGCGCAACGTCGACAAGCCTGCCTATCGCATCGAGGACATCCACGGCATGGCGGACTTCATCACCAGGTACCCTGGCGCCGATGGGACGCGCCTGGGCGTGCTCGGCATCTGCGGCGGTGGCGGCTACGCGCTGGCTGCGGCCAAGACCGACAAGCGCTTCACGTCGGTAGCGACGTTGAGCATGTTCAACTCCGGGCGAGTGCGGCGGAACGGCTTCGCAGATTCACAACTGGACACGATCCAGGAACGTCTGCGGCAGGCGTCGGAGGCTCGCGCCCGGGAGATGGCGGGTGGTCCGGTCTCGTATGCCGGTGATGCCGACATGACGGATGCGCAGATCGCGGTTCTGCCCTTCGAGATGTATCGGCAGGGGTACCAGTACTATTGGCGGACCCACGCGCACGCGTGCTCGACTTTCAGGTACACCATGAGCAGCCTGCTGGACCTGATGCGGTGGGATGCCACCGATCAGATCGCCCTGATCGACCAGCCGCTCCTCATGATGGCCGGCAGCAAGGCCGACAGCCTGTACATGACCGAGGACGCGTTCCACAAGGCGACCGGCACGAAGGACAAGGAACTGTTCACGATCGATGGCGCAACACACATCGAGACCTATTGGGTGCCCGAGTATGTCGAGGCCGCCATGGGCAAGCTGACGCCGTTCTTCGCGCGCACACTCGGCCGCTGA
- a CDS encoding carboxymuconolactone decarboxylase family protein, whose amino-acid sequence MNLPVLIVTATALLASASAEAQTVDITRGGSRAVRPGPTENFTGAVRVEMLFEAADPSHASGGTVTFEAGARTAWHAHPRGQVLIVTAGVGRVQQWGDGVQEIRTGDVVRIPAGQKHWHGASPRASMTHIAVSEHQNGTTVQWMEPVTDEQYHAAPQAQRGAPAQGTMRPSGPRQQRLAPGLARLTDEVLFGDVWRRTELSPRDRSLVTISVLIATGKSAQLTGHLGRALDNGLRPSEASGVLAHLAIYSGWPNAVSALEAYEQVYTARNVDTQALADAAARTATAGAKTSRREGVSDAVAATARKFAQLTSEVVFDDLWRRGDLSVRDRSLVTIAALAGMGAHDQLQPYVQRGVASGLTRAQVVEALTHVAFYAGWPRATAALTAVTGTPPP is encoded by the coding sequence ATGAATCTCCCGGTATTGATCGTCACGGCGACGGCGCTGCTTGCGTCGGCGTCGGCGGAGGCACAGACGGTGGACATCACGCGCGGCGGCTCTCGCGCCGTCCGGCCAGGACCGACAGAGAACTTCACGGGTGCGGTGCGCGTCGAGATGCTGTTCGAGGCGGCCGACCCCTCACATGCCAGTGGCGGAACGGTCACGTTCGAGGCCGGCGCCCGCACCGCGTGGCACGCGCATCCGCGCGGCCAGGTGCTGATCGTGACCGCCGGCGTCGGCCGAGTCCAGCAATGGGGTGATGGCGTCCAGGAGATCCGCACGGGCGACGTCGTCAGAATCCCGGCCGGCCAGAAGCACTGGCATGGGGCGTCACCGCGCGCGTCCATGACCCACATCGCCGTCAGCGAGCACCAGAACGGCACGACCGTGCAGTGGATGGAGCCGGTAACCGACGAGCAGTACCACGCGGCCCCGCAGGCGCAACGCGGCGCGCCGGCGCAGGGCACGATGCGACCGTCCGGACCCCGGCAACAACGACTCGCGCCTGGGCTCGCACGGCTGACCGACGAAGTGTTGTTCGGCGACGTGTGGCGGCGTACCGAGCTGTCGCCGCGCGACCGGAGTCTCGTGACGATTTCGGTGCTCATCGCCACGGGAAAGTCGGCCCAGTTGACCGGGCACCTGGGGCGGGCGCTGGACAACGGCCTGCGGCCGTCGGAGGCATCAGGCGTGCTCGCCCATCTGGCGATCTACTCCGGATGGCCGAATGCGGTCTCGGCGCTCGAGGCGTACGAGCAGGTGTACACCGCTCGCAACGTCGATACGCAGGCGCTTGCCGACGCCGCGGCTCGTACCGCTACCGCCGGTGCAAAGACGTCACGGCGCGAAGGCGTGAGCGATGCCGTGGCGGCGACCGCCCGGAAGTTCGCACAGCTCACCAGCGAGGTCGTGTTCGACGACCTCTGGCGACGCGGCGACCTGAGTGTCCGCGATCGAAGTCTGGTCACGATCGCCGCACTCGCCGGTATGGGTGCGCATGACCAACTCCAGCCGTATGTGCAGCGTGGCGTCGCCAGTGGCCTCACGCGCGCGCAGGTCGTGGAGGCGTTGACCCACGTGGCCTTCTACGCCGGATGGCCCAGGGCGACTGCGGCGCTGACCGCAGTGACCGGCACCCCTCCGCCCTGA